Proteins encoded together in one Bradyrhizobium sp. PSBB068 window:
- a CDS encoding FAD-dependent monooxygenase produces the protein MALTRTVIVAGAGIGGLTASLTLAAQGFRVVVLEKAERLEEAGAGIQLSPNASRILVELGLKEPLARRAVTPESVNILSARAGGEIARMPLGQAAEFRAGAPYWVIHRADLQAALQAAVNDHPDIDLRLGCQFEDVTKHAKGLTVVQRRGNARQQELAVALIGADGIWSSVRGHLFPDVQPQFSGLIAWRGTLDATALPREYTAPRVQLWMGPDAHLVAYPISAGRQINVVAIVSGTWNRPGWSAPGDSNEIKGAFASARWPGTARMLIGAVDGWRKWALFTLPDVGHWSEGAVTLMGDAAHAMLPFAAQGAGMAIEDAAVLAKALADCTGENTAGIPAALKLYARMRRERVLKVQRLARQQGRIYHLSGPLAIARDLAIRAIGPQRMLARQDWIYDWRA, from the coding sequence GTGGCGCTGACGCGAACCGTCATCGTTGCCGGCGCCGGGATCGGGGGACTGACGGCGTCGCTGACCCTTGCGGCACAAGGCTTTCGCGTCGTGGTGCTGGAAAAGGCCGAACGGCTCGAGGAAGCCGGCGCCGGCATCCAGCTCTCTCCCAACGCCAGCCGCATCCTGGTCGAGCTCGGGCTCAAAGAGCCGCTTGCGCGGCGCGCGGTCACGCCTGAATCCGTCAACATCCTGAGCGCGCGGGCCGGCGGCGAAATCGCCCGGATGCCGCTCGGCCAGGCCGCCGAATTCCGCGCCGGCGCTCCCTACTGGGTGATCCATCGCGCCGATCTGCAGGCCGCGCTGCAGGCCGCCGTCAACGATCACCCCGATATCGACCTGCGGCTCGGCTGTCAGTTCGAGGACGTGACAAAGCACGCCAAGGGCCTGACCGTCGTGCAGCGCCGCGGCAATGCACGGCAGCAGGAATTGGCGGTTGCGCTGATCGGCGCCGACGGCATCTGGTCGTCCGTCCGCGGACATTTGTTTCCGGATGTACAGCCGCAATTCTCCGGCCTGATCGCCTGGCGCGGCACGCTGGACGCAACTGCCCTGCCGCGTGAATACACCGCGCCGCGCGTGCAGCTCTGGATGGGACCGGACGCGCATCTCGTGGCCTACCCGATCTCGGCCGGACGCCAGATCAACGTGGTCGCGATCGTGTCGGGCACCTGGAACAGGCCGGGCTGGAGCGCGCCGGGCGACAGCAACGAGATCAAGGGCGCGTTCGCCTCGGCTCGCTGGCCCGGCACCGCGCGGATGCTGATCGGCGCGGTCGACGGCTGGCGCAAATGGGCGCTGTTCACGCTGCCCGACGTCGGCCACTGGAGCGAAGGCGCGGTGACGCTGATGGGCGACGCTGCGCACGCCATGTTGCCGTTTGCCGCGCAAGGCGCCGGCATGGCGATCGAGGATGCCGCCGTGCTCGCCAAGGCCCTGGCCGACTGCACCGGCGAAAACACCGCCGGGATTCCCGCCGCATTGAAACTCTATGCGCGAATGCGCCGCGAGCGTGTGCTGAAGGTGCAGCGTTTGGCGCGGCAGCAGGGCCGCATCTATCATCTGAGCGGACCGCTGGCGATCGCACGCGATCTCGCGATTCGCGCCATCGGCCCGCAGCGCATGCTGGCGCGGCAGGATTGGATCTACGACTGGCGCGCCTGA
- a CDS encoding zinc-finger domain-containing protein: protein MSDHVVPHFHNDAGVSVIEIGSQEFMCVGANPPFDHPHVFLDLGNDNEIICPYCSTLYRFAPDLAAGEARPPECVLKDKVA from the coding sequence ATGTCCGACCACGTCGTCCCGCACTTCCATAACGATGCCGGTGTCTCGGTGATCGAGATCGGATCGCAGGAGTTCATGTGCGTGGGCGCCAACCCGCCGTTCGACCATCCGCACGTGTTCCTCGACCTCGGCAACGACAACGAGATCATCTGCCCGTATTGCTCGACGCTCTATCGCTTCGCGCCCGACCTCGCCGCCGGCGAAGCGCGGCCGCCGGAATGCGTGCTGAAAGACAAGGTCGCCTGA
- a CDS encoding twin-arginine translocation pathway signal: MPVRFPCRPNLLRAAAIVVLLASAAGVSGCAQIGDSVPSAFADPAKYDLYDCKQLDTERKNLASRATDQEKLMAKAETGVGGTVVSEVVYRNELISIHSQQRLADQAWRANKCHESPPDTPAAAAPATPAPAARGPRAPRGVVH, encoded by the coding sequence ATGCCCGTTCGTTTCCCATGCCGCCCGAATCTGTTGCGCGCGGCAGCCATCGTTGTGCTGCTCGCCTCGGCCGCGGGCGTTTCCGGCTGTGCGCAGATCGGCGACAGCGTGCCGTCGGCATTCGCCGATCCCGCCAAATACGACCTTTATGATTGCAAGCAGCTCGACACCGAGCGCAAGAACCTCGCGTCCCGCGCGACGGATCAGGAAAAGCTGATGGCCAAGGCGGAAACCGGCGTCGGCGGTACCGTGGTCTCCGAGGTGGTGTATCGCAACGAGCTAATTTCGATCCACTCACAGCAGAGGCTGGCGGATCAGGCATGGCGGGCCAACAAGTGCCATGAAAGCCCGCCGGACACCCCTGCGGCGGCCGCACCCGCAACGCCCGCGCCGGCGGCGAGGGGGCCGCGCGCCCCGCGGGGCGTGGTTCACTGA
- a CDS encoding ABC transporter substrate-binding protein: protein MFPISRWKRRTLAAALTAVALSFAPQELSFTQHAVAADKTITAVMHSDLRVIDPILTTAYITRDHGYMVYDTLVATDSNFKIEPQMADWKVSDDKLTYTFTLRDGLKWHDGTPVTAEDCVASLKRWAKVDGMGQKLMDFTASLEATDAKTITLKLKEPYGLVLDSIGKPSSRVAFMMPKRLAETPPDKPIPEQIGSGPFKFVQAEFQPGVKAVYVKNKDYVPRKEPASWTAGGKVVKVDRVEWVTMADAQTAMNALQSGDIDFVENPSFDTLSILEADKDIKVETLNKFGFQTLGRMNFLYPPFDNIKVRQAALLAINQKQVLDALVGNPKYYKTCVAFFICDTPFASEIGGETLAKGGDMAAAKKALAESGYDGTPVVIMAPGDVTTLKAQPVVVAQQLRDAGFKVDLQATDWQTVVTRRASQKAPKDGGWNMFFTNWVSADVSNPIANLSIGGQGKNGGWFGWADDPKIEQLKDAFVRAPSLDEQKKIASDIQKEAYEQVIYIPLGQYQGPSAWRKSLTGVLDGPATPIFWNIDKSE, encoded by the coding sequence CGCGTCATCGATCCGATCCTGACCACGGCCTACATCACGCGCGACCATGGCTACATGGTCTACGACACGCTGGTGGCGACCGACTCCAACTTCAAGATCGAGCCGCAGATGGCGGACTGGAAGGTCTCCGACGACAAGCTGACCTACACGTTCACGCTGCGCGACGGCCTGAAGTGGCATGACGGCACGCCGGTGACCGCCGAAGACTGCGTCGCGTCGCTGAAGCGCTGGGCCAAGGTCGACGGCATGGGCCAGAAGCTGATGGACTTCACGGCGAGCCTTGAGGCCACCGATGCCAAGACGATCACGCTGAAGCTGAAGGAGCCCTACGGCCTGGTGCTGGATTCGATCGGCAAGCCGTCGTCGCGCGTCGCCTTCATGATGCCGAAGCGGCTCGCCGAAACGCCGCCGGACAAGCCGATCCCGGAACAGATCGGTTCGGGCCCCTTCAAATTCGTCCAGGCGGAATTCCAGCCGGGCGTCAAGGCGGTCTACGTCAAGAACAAGGACTACGTGCCGCGCAAGGAGCCGGCGAGCTGGACCGCGGGCGGCAAGGTCGTCAAGGTCGACCGCGTCGAGTGGGTCACGATGGCCGACGCGCAGACGGCGATGAACGCGCTGCAGTCCGGCGATATCGATTTCGTGGAGAACCCGTCGTTCGACACGTTGTCGATCCTCGAGGCCGACAAGGACATCAAGGTCGAGACGCTGAACAAGTTCGGCTTCCAGACGCTTGGCCGCATGAACTTCCTCTATCCGCCCTTCGACAACATCAAGGTTCGCCAGGCGGCGCTGCTGGCGATCAACCAGAAACAGGTGCTCGACGCGCTGGTCGGCAATCCCAAGTATTACAAGACCTGTGTCGCGTTCTTCATCTGCGACACGCCATTCGCGTCGGAGATCGGTGGCGAGACGCTGGCGAAGGGAGGCGACATGGCGGCGGCCAAGAAGGCACTCGCCGAGTCGGGTTACGACGGCACGCCGGTCGTCATCATGGCGCCCGGCGACGTCACCACGCTGAAGGCGCAGCCGGTCGTCGTTGCCCAGCAGCTGCGCGACGCCGGCTTCAAGGTCGATCTGCAGGCGACCGACTGGCAGACCGTGGTGACTCGCCGCGCCAGCCAGAAGGCGCCGAAGGACGGTGGCTGGAACATGTTCTTCACCAACTGGGTGAGCGCCGACGTCTCCAACCCGATCGCCAACCTCTCGATCGGCGGCCAGGGCAAGAATGGCGGCTGGTTCGGCTGGGCCGATGATCCGAAAATCGAACAGCTGAAGGATGCCTTCGTCCGCGCGCCGTCGCTCGACGAGCAGAAGAAGATCGCATCCGATATCCAGAAGGAAGCCTACGAGCAGGTCATCTACATCCCGCTGGGCCAGTATCAGGGACCGAGCGCATGGCGGAAGTCGCTGACCGGTGTGCTCGACGGCCCGGCGACGCCGATCTTCTGGAACATCGACAAGTCCGAGTAA